A portion of the Pseudoxanthomonas sp. JBR18 genome contains these proteins:
- the ggpS gene encoding glucosylglycerol-phosphate synthase, with protein sequence MILATDLDGTFLAGSPDQRHRLYRLVDQHPEICLIFITGRGLEAVMPLLTDPAIPRPDYVVCDVGATVVDGHSLLPLQPLQSKIDGRWPGEQTVAQAMRAFPALVRQDVPQERRCSYFCDPETLTQLRPQIEEAVGQLGCSVLYSADRYLDILPPDTDKGRTLKALSKQLKLPRDKVLVAGDTLNDLSMYMAGFRGVCVGDSEPALIEATGSLSDVLHAEQPGCGGILEAINHFKLLAKDDPYLPVSRTAPTGKAELLMVYHRLPYEEFFEDGEVVRRQPKSPNGIIPSLLGFFQGGQTGSWVAWSIDDPKRGPFQTHTTVDEKYPNLTAARVPLSKQEVDIFYKRFSKEAFWPMLHVFWERAKFREDDWQVFLKVNRKFAEATAAEAAEGATIWIHDYNLWMVPAYLREMRPDVKIAFFHHTYFPSADVFNVVPWRKEIIGSLLSCDYVGFHIPRQVENFVDVVRGVAPVERLRSESCAPRFLTYGCAVGLDTMTTRLRVAGREVALGAHPVGTDLRRIKDVLSNPDVRNNIYKLRREIGARKLVLSVERLDYTKGTLAKLEAFERLLESHPHLYNKVTLLMICVPAAKEMTVYRQLQNQIEQAVGRINGRFAQLDWTPVRFFAQAFPFAEVVAHYAAAQVMWITPLRDGLNLVGKEFVATQGIEGGNGILVLSEFAGAAAELKGAVLTNPHDQADLTAALSQALQMPDDEAGDRLRQLYDIVEYYDVDRWGQEFLEAVRASTTPAVSGPTGKKKARTFAQQRHHAA encoded by the coding sequence CTGATCCTGGCCACCGACCTGGATGGCACCTTCCTGGCGGGCAGCCCCGACCAGCGCCACCGCCTCTACCGGCTGGTCGATCAACACCCCGAGATCTGCCTGATCTTCATCACCGGCCGCGGGCTGGAAGCGGTCATGCCGCTACTGACCGACCCGGCCATCCCCCGCCCCGACTACGTGGTCTGCGACGTTGGCGCGACCGTGGTCGACGGGCACAGCCTGCTGCCGCTGCAGCCCCTGCAGTCCAAGATCGACGGACGCTGGCCGGGCGAACAGACCGTGGCCCAGGCCATGCGCGCCTTCCCCGCCCTGGTCCGCCAGGACGTGCCGCAGGAGCGTCGCTGCTCGTACTTCTGCGATCCCGAAACGCTGACCCAGCTGCGCCCGCAGATCGAGGAAGCCGTGGGCCAGCTGGGCTGCTCGGTGCTGTACTCGGCCGACCGCTACCTGGACATCCTGCCGCCGGACACCGACAAGGGCCGCACGCTCAAGGCCTTGTCCAAGCAGCTCAAGCTGCCCCGCGACAAGGTCCTGGTGGCCGGCGACACCCTCAACGACCTGTCGATGTACATGGCCGGCTTCCGCGGTGTCTGCGTGGGCGACTCGGAGCCGGCGCTGATCGAGGCCACCGGCTCGCTCAGCGATGTGCTGCACGCCGAGCAGCCCGGCTGCGGCGGCATCCTGGAGGCGATCAACCATTTCAAGCTGCTGGCCAAGGACGACCCCTACCTGCCGGTCTCGCGCACCGCGCCGACCGGCAAGGCCGAGCTGCTGATGGTCTACCACCGCCTGCCCTACGAGGAGTTCTTCGAAGATGGCGAGGTGGTGCGCCGCCAGCCAAAGTCGCCCAACGGCATCATTCCCTCGCTGCTGGGGTTCTTCCAGGGCGGGCAGACCGGCTCGTGGGTGGCCTGGAGCATCGACGACCCCAAGCGTGGACCGTTCCAGACCCACACCACGGTCGATGAGAAATATCCCAACCTGACGGCCGCGCGCGTCCCGCTGAGCAAGCAGGAGGTGGACATCTTCTACAAGCGCTTCAGCAAGGAAGCGTTCTGGCCGATGCTGCACGTGTTCTGGGAACGCGCCAAGTTCCGCGAGGACGACTGGCAGGTGTTCCTCAAGGTCAACCGCAAGTTCGCCGAGGCCACCGCCGCCGAGGCGGCCGAGGGCGCGACCATTTGGATCCACGATTACAACCTGTGGATGGTGCCGGCCTACCTGCGCGAGATGCGCCCGGACGTGAAGATCGCCTTCTTCCACCACACCTACTTCCCCTCGGCCGACGTGTTCAACGTGGTGCCCTGGCGCAAGGAGATCATCGGCAGCCTGCTGTCGTGCGACTACGTGGGCTTCCACATCCCGCGCCAGGTGGAGAATTTCGTGGACGTGGTGCGCGGCGTGGCCCCGGTCGAACGGCTGCGCAGCGAAAGCTGCGCGCCGCGCTTCCTCACCTACGGCTGCGCGGTGGGCCTGGACACGATGACCACCCGCCTGCGCGTGGCCGGACGCGAGGTGGCATTGGGCGCGCATCCGGTCGGCACCGACCTGCGCCGGATCAAGGACGTGCTGTCCAATCCGGATGTGCGCAACAACATCTACAAGCTGCGTCGCGAGATCGGCGCCCGCAAGCTGGTGCTGTCGGTCGAGCGCCTGGACTACACCAAGGGCACCCTGGCCAAGCTGGAAGCCTTCGAGCGACTGCTCGAGTCGCATCCCCACCTGTACAACAAGGTCACCTTGTTGATGATCTGCGTGCCGGCGGCCAAGGAAATGACCGTCTACCGCCAGCTGCAGAACCAGATCGAGCAGGCCGTGGGCCGCATCAACGGCCGCTTCGCCCAGTTGGACTGGACGCCGGTGCGCTTCTTTGCCCAGGCCTTCCCGTTTGCGGAGGTGGTGGCGCATTACGCGGCCGCCCAGGTCATGTGGATCACCCCGCTGCGCGACGGCCTGAACCTGGTCGGCAAGGAGTTCGTGGCGACCCAGGGCATCGAAGGCGGCAACGGCATCCTGGTGCTGAGCGAGTTCGCCGGCGCGGCCGCCGAGCTCAAGGGCGCGGTGCTGACCAACCCGCACGACCAGGCCGACCTGACCGCCGCGCTGTCCCAGGCCCTGCAGATGCCCGACGATGAGGCCGGTGACCGCCTGCGCCAGCTCTACGACATCGTCGAGTACTACGACGTGGATCGCTGGGGCCAGGAGTTCCTGGAGGCGGTGCGCGCCTCGACCACGCCGGCCGTCAGCGGGCCCACCGGCAAGAAGAAGGCCCGGACCTTCGCCCAGCAGCGCCACCACGCCGCCTGA